In Synechococcus sp. PCC 6312, one genomic interval encodes:
- a CDS encoding cyclic peptide export ABC transporter, producing the protein MQLFYLLLRSAWRTVAGAGLAGLLNGASTAGLIALINAALNNFTDLQSVLPWGFTLLGILLLLTHFASQVLLVQAAQQAVSEMRLVLGSRILASPLRQLEALGNAQLLATLTDDVEAVARSFSVLPNLFNAVAIVLGCLLYMAWLSVPLFFILIILIGFGTGSYLFLAGKAGRFLTAARSQQDRLFQHFRALTEGNKELKLNRERRQAFITEEFQPTVAEARKQNQIGLTVFAIAASWGQLLLFVTIGFFLFTLPNLLGVSGPVMSGYVLTIIYLMLPMQHVIEAIPILSRASVALTKVESLQLSLNEHVLATTLEADLPPLGAWQTLELINIRHTYQSGSQDNPFTFTLGPLNLKFQAGELVFIVGGNGSGKSTLAKIITGLYEPEDGEIRLDGQVISPDLQEWYRQHFATVFSDFFLFDRLLGIETKNNLTQAEDYIKLLRLTHKVSIQGDRLSTTNLSQGERKRLGLLTAYLENRPIYLFDEWAADQDPIFRDFFYTQMLPTLKQRGKTIFAISHDDRYFKVADRIIKLDYGQIESDTPGSGLDSWLQEHHSPNTPLSS; encoded by the coding sequence GTGCAGTTGTTTTATTTACTTCTTCGGTCAGCATGGCGGACAGTGGCAGGGGCAGGCCTGGCAGGGTTATTGAATGGGGCGAGTACGGCCGGATTAATTGCCCTGATTAATGCGGCTCTGAACAATTTTACAGATTTGCAGTCCGTCTTACCTTGGGGATTCACGCTTTTAGGCATCCTTCTCCTCCTAACTCATTTTGCTTCCCAAGTTTTACTCGTCCAGGCCGCCCAACAGGCTGTTTCTGAGATGCGCTTAGTTTTAGGAAGTCGAATTTTAGCCTCACCCCTGCGGCAACTGGAAGCCCTCGGCAATGCCCAACTCTTAGCCACCTTAACGGACGATGTAGAAGCGGTGGCCCGGTCATTTTCCGTCTTGCCAAATTTATTTAATGCCGTTGCCATTGTGCTGGGCTGCTTACTTTACATGGCCTGGCTCTCCGTTCCCCTATTTTTTATCTTGATTATCTTAATTGGCTTTGGGACAGGGAGTTATCTTTTTTTGGCGGGGAAAGCGGGGCGATTTTTAACGGCGGCAAGGTCACAACAGGATCGGCTGTTTCAACATTTTCGAGCCTTAACTGAGGGCAATAAGGAACTCAAGCTCAATCGGGAACGCCGCCAGGCCTTTATCACTGAAGAATTTCAACCGACCGTAGCAGAGGCTCGCAAGCAAAATCAAATTGGCTTAACGGTCTTTGCCATTGCGGCCAGTTGGGGGCAGTTGCTCCTGTTTGTTACCATTGGTTTTTTCCTCTTTACCCTGCCAAATTTGCTAGGGGTGAGTGGGCCGGTGATGTCGGGCTATGTCTTGACGATTATTTATTTAATGTTACCGATGCAGCACGTCATTGAAGCCATTCCAATCCTGAGTCGGGCCAGTGTCGCTTTAACAAAAGTTGAATCCTTGCAGTTATCCCTCAATGAACACGTTTTAGCGACAACCTTAGAAGCAGATTTACCTCCCCTCGGGGCCTGGCAAACCCTAGAACTGATTAACATTCGCCATACCTATCAAAGTGGCAGTCAAGATAATCCGTTCACGTTTACCCTCGGCCCCTTAAATTTGAAATTCCAGGCCGGGGAATTGGTCTTTATTGTCGGTGGCAATGGCAGCGGTAAATCAACCTTAGCTAAAATTATCACTGGCCTGTATGAGCCGGAAGATGGGGAAATTCGTCTAGATGGCCAAGTCATTAGCCCCGATTTACAGGAATGGTATCGGCAGCATTTTGCGACTGTGTTTTCAGACTTCTTTTTGTTTGATCGTCTTTTGGGAATTGAAACTAAAAATAATTTGACCCAGGCCGAGGATTACATCAAACTGCTCCGGCTGACCCATAAAGTTTCTATTCAAGGGGATCGACTTTCTACAACTAATTTATCCCAGGGGGAACGCAAACGCCTTGGGTTATTAACGGCTTACTTAGAAAACCGCCCAATTTATCTGTTTGACGAATGGGCCGCCGATCAGGATCCGATCTTCCGAGATTTCTTCTATACCCAAATGCTGCCAACCCTGAAACAACGCGGAAAAACCATCTTCGCCATTAGTCATGATGATCGCTATTTCAAAGTGGCAGACCGCATTATCAAACTGGATTACGGCCAAATTGAATCCGATACCCCTGGCTCTGGCCTGGATTCTTGGCTACAGGAACATCACAGCCCCAATACCCCGCTATCTTCTTAG
- a CDS encoding type II toxin-antitoxin system PemK/MazF family toxin: protein MRDIVKWPRIKKEKPKLWHGLRLPLAILMIRGEVWWANFDPSVVGEIRKVRPAVIISNNSANRYLNRVQVVPLSSNVKRLYPSEVLVFLRSKPNKAMTDQLTTISKLRITNFIGCLSEPDMTRTGHAMMIHLSLR, encoded by the coding sequence ATGAGGGATATCGTCAAATGGCCGCGGATCAAGAAAGAGAAGCCGAAGCTCTGGCATGGTCTGAGGCTACCGTTGGCGATATTGATGATCAGGGGTGAGGTTTGGTGGGCTAACTTTGACCCATCAGTTGTAGGTGAGATTCGTAAAGTTCGCCCCGCTGTCATCATAAGTAATAACTCTGCCAATCGGTATCTTAATCGTGTTCAGGTAGTTCCTCTCAGCAGTAATGTGAAGAGGCTTTATCCTAGTGAAGTACTGGTTTTCCTTAGAAGTAAGCCCAATAAAGCTATGACAGATCAGTTAACAACAATCAGTAAGTTAAGGATAACTAATTTTATTGGTTGTTTATCTGAACCGGATATGACCAGAACTGGACACGCAATGATGATTCATTTGAGTTTGAGGTAA
- the psb35 gene encoding photosystem II assembly protein Psb35, protein MFIGPLAGLEAVFEGLGPFYAVLALGFIAAVSLGSVAWYNSKRPAGWEDKERPDFLPKVDDEP, encoded by the coding sequence ATGTTTATTGGCCCATTGGCAGGTTTAGAAGCAGTTTTTGAAGGCTTAGGGCCGTTCTATGCTGTCTTAGCGTTAGGGTTTATTGCTGCTGTCAGTTTAGGTTCCGTGGCCTGGTATAACTCAAAACGTCCAGCTGGTTGGGAAGATAAAGAACGCCCAGATTTTTTACCCAAAGTGGATGATGAACCCTAA
- a CDS encoding PHP domain-containing protein, translated as MPLATHVGRSSPPNISKPNPDLVAVFRRINAQNCPHLYNFHLHTTASDGQLSPETLVDQALDVGLIDFAITDHHSVEGYFAAQADLNQRDVPCKPRIWSGIEITASLLDVEVHILGFGFNATHPALEPYLQGTAPTGTAATAKIVIQQLHQAGAITVLAHPARYKRPATELIPAAVELGIAGVETYYAYGNPHPWVPTPHTTDLVGGFAQRYGLLETCGTDTHGLNILGRI; from the coding sequence ATGCCCCTAGCTACCCATGTTGGTCGCTCTTCACCCCCAAACATTTCCAAACCAAATCCCGACTTGGTGGCTGTGTTTCGCCGGATTAATGCCCAGAATTGTCCCCATCTCTACAACTTTCACCTCCACACCACGGCTTCCGATGGTCAACTCAGTCCAGAAACTTTAGTCGATCAAGCATTAGATGTTGGTCTGATTGACTTTGCGATCACAGATCATCATTCAGTTGAAGGCTATTTTGCGGCTCAGGCTGACTTAAATCAACGGGATGTCCCCTGCAAACCTCGAATTTGGTCAGGCATAGAAATTACAGCATCTTTACTGGATGTCGAAGTGCATATTCTTGGGTTTGGCTTTAACGCAACTCACCCAGCCTTAGAACCCTATCTCCAAGGCACAGCGCCAACTGGAACCGCCGCCACCGCCAAGATAGTTATCCAGCAACTCCACCAGGCCGGCGCGATTACCGTTCTTGCCCACCCAGCCCGCTATAAACGTCCAGCTACCGAACTGATCCCCGCAGCAGTGGAATTGGGAATTGCCGGAGTCGAAACCTACTATGCCTATGGAAATCCCCACCCTTGGGTTCCTACACCCCACACAACGGATTTAGTCGGCGGTTTTGCTCAACGCTATGGTCTTCTCGAAACCTGTGGTACAGATACTCACGGGCTCAATATTCTGGGCCGGATTTAG